From Alligator mississippiensis isolate rAllMis1 chromosome 1, rAllMis1, whole genome shotgun sequence:
CGGAGGTTCAAGGTAGAGGTTTTGAGAGTTAAACTTAAAAAGTGTAACAAGAATCTAGGTATATAGGCACATAGTTCAAGAAGTCAGCATCTGTTCTGCAGCAGTTCAAAGCAGAGCACAGCTCTTATACTTTGGACTTTGATTTTCCCCATTACAGTTAATGAGAGCACAAGTTTCTTCATCAGTGCTTCAGGCCTGATGCAGGACAGAGATTTAATGCAACCTATTAACAGACTTATTAAAAGCTTCAGTTAGAGGATTAgttgcttgcagcagcacaaaaaaaaacaaaaaaaaaaacaacacctacAGCTGTGGATTCCCAGCTTAACTCAGGCATTTGTTTTGCAATGAAGAGCAGCTCAGCTTTAAGAAAGAGAATAAAGTTTCTTGATTATATTTTATAGAAGGTGCCATGTAAAGGCTTTACATAGTgtccttcccccccacttcaTAAGAAAAATACACACaccaaaaaatattaaaagacacAGACCAGACAAGAAAAACAGCTCTCTGTTTCTGAGGTACTAGTGTCACTAGCCTCTCCGAATAGGTTCTCCCCTCTAACCCACCTTAGGGAGAAAATATGTAGCCTTTAAAAATCACGTCAGAAACATACAGACAGAAGGGACACCACATTTCTTGTAGAAGGCAGCGAGGGATTTAAGTTTTAAATTAGTGCTTTGGAACACCCCCCGCTGAAAACCTAGACTTCAGGTAGCTACAGCAAAGTCAGCACAGGAAGGAACACTGTTCCATTTACATAGTATTAGTTACACAAGCATGCATTACATACCTAATGATGGTTATAAACTGCGTCATAGTCAGTTCTTGTGGAACTAGAAATTTTGTTTTGTCCAGTAGAGGCAGGTATTTTTCTCTATGGTATCTTTCAACAATCACCTGGTTTAAAGAAGAGTAAAAAATGCAAGCTTTTTACGAAAGGAAGGGAAGTCTTAAAAGGCTTTGCtttaggaaaaacaaaacaagatgataaaataagtaaattaaaaaaaaaggagacacatgcacccacacagccATTCAAACACTAACATAAGGAAATAGGAGAGAGGCATTTACCGGGACTTTCGTTGGGAACTTTGCCCGAATTCCAGCTACTTCTTCCAGTCTAGTTGCTGTGCAAAAGAAACACAGATGTTATACATATGAAATCCTGCATCTCAGGCATTTCTCAGCCAACTAAAATACCCAAATGATTTACCAAAACTCTTTCTCATCTTAAAAGGCCTGACAGATTGGCTACTATGGAAAGTCTGCATCTTCTTTACTTGAAGGCTTAGTGTTTcactcttaacaaaaaaaaaaaaaaaaaagagcaactaACTCCCTCTCCTTCACCAGAACTGAGCACACTATGTAAGGGTGTTAAGCCAAGCCCCTTATAAAGACCTGGTTGTGACTTCATATTACTTTCTTACCCCACCCCTGACCTCTCCCACACACAGTAGGGGTGGGATTTAACCTGACTAAAGCTAAATTGCATTAGCATGGTAGGCTCTGGCACAGAGAGTTCACAGTAGTTCTACTGTGCTCTGTACCTAAGGGATACAATATGCACCCTTATCCTGGAAGGGTATTGGGACATATGGTACATCTCATGGCATTTGCTTTGTCCCCTTATGTAACAGAAGGTCCTTGGGTCTTCTCATTTTCCTGCATGTTAGAGCTCTCTTCAAGGAGACCACCATTGAGGTCTATTTGAAGAAACCCacctctcccccagctcctgcctacaGCCCTTGAACAATGAAAATATGTTGACCAGAAGATTTTCCTGGGGAGTAGCAGCAAGTAGTCCCTACTGAAGACTGAGTACAGTGATTCATTAGCATACCCAAACTGCCAGTATATGAAGAGACAGTGAAGTCTAATTGGTGCTCACCTGTGAGCATCATCCTGGTGCAGTTATGATACACTATTTCTATAGCAAGCTTCAGTATGAACAGAGAGGTGGGCCAGCCTGTTTTGTTGCATTAGATGCAGTGAGGGATAACTCATCCCCTTGCAGGGATCTATACACAATTTAAATTGCAGTATGAGGGTTTGAGTGGGGTGTAATTGCTTCATGGGCCTTTTGGTGGCTCTGGGCCCAGGGTTGAATTTCACCTGTTTTGAATGAACCAAGATTAACCGCAGTGGATTGCTTCAGTAACCTCATAAGCATTTTTCTGTGCTTATTAACCTTTTCCCTcacaatacacacacattttcaaTTAAGTACATCA
This genomic window contains:
- the MAP1LC3C gene encoding microtubule-associated proteins 1A/1B light chain 3C; translation: MQTFHSSQSVRPFKMRKSFATRLEEVAGIRAKFPTKVPVIVERYHREKYLPLLDKTKFLVPQELTMTQFITIIRSRMALNATQAFYLLVSNKSLASMSLTMAEVYRDYKDEDGFVYMTYASQEMFGCLLPSTGGKLADHLLTT